Part of the Nostoc edaphicum CCNP1411 genome, ATGGGGATTCGCGTTCTTTCTAAAATTACAGGTGATGCTCGTTATCAAGAAGTTTGCTATGCTCATCGCGCCAAATTAAATGTAGTACTTTGCTCAAATGTAGCTATACAGATGGCGCAAACTATGGCGGAACGCTATGGAATTCCTTATATTGAAGAATCGTTTTATGGTGCGACCAACTTAAACGATTGCTTGCGGAATGTTGCGGCAAAATTAAGCATATCCTTGGAAGATAGTGTTATTGCCTGTGAACTGCAAGAACGTACAGAAAAGTTAATTGCCCAAGAAAATGCTGCTCTAGATATTGCTTTAGCTCCTTACCTTGCTGATTTAAAAGGTAAGCGAATTATTCTTTCTACTGGTGGTGTGAAAAGTTGGTCGCTTATTTTAGCAGCCCAAGACTTGGGAATGGAGGTTATTGCAGCTACAGATGGCAAAACAACAGAAGAGGAGAAAGCTAAAATTAAACAATATCTTGGTGCAGATGCAATGCTTTTGTCTGACACAACTCCCCAGGCTTTATTAAAGGTATTACACCAAACAAAAGCTGATGTATTGATTACTGGGGCTGGCAATAAATATACAGCACTCAAAACGGGAATCCCTTTTTTAGACATTAACCATGAACGTCACCATGCTTACGCTAGTTATGCAGGTTTGGTGGTACTAGCACGCGAACTACATGAAGCCTTGTATAGTCCTATATGGGAGCAAGTTAGCAAACCTGCCCCTTGGGATGAAAAAATCAGCTATCAGCTATAAGTCAATACGGTTTAGTTAAGGCTTAACTCTTTGTCAAATTCAATTTTTTAACGAACCGCATTCGCGTAGCGTCTCGTCAGAGAAGAACGCAAAGGAGGAGGAGGAAGAAATACTTAACTTAACTTAACTTAACTTAACTTAACTTAACTTAACTGTATTGAGCTATAAATGCAACTTTCTTCTGCCAGGTTGATGTAATTGATCGTCTTCCACTACACTTTTAAGGTGTGGTGGAAGATGCTTGTTGTCCAAATATCTGCTTTGTTGCACAAAGAGAAGCGACTTGTTTACCGAGCAATCCAACGGCTTACTGCTGGCAATTGTGCAGAGAACCAGAACGCACCTAAAATAATCAGACTACCACAGACAATCAAGGCATTAGTCGCACCAAAATTATCTGCCAAAGTCCCAGCTAACAAATTTCCAAAGGGCATTGTACCCACCATTGCTAGGGCGTAAAAACTCATTACTCGTCCACGCTTATCCTCGGTAACTAAGGTTTGAATAATCATATTACTACTGGTAATGTTGAGGATAGAAAAGCAGCCTACAAATACCAGAATAATTATAGATAGCCAAACTTGACGCGAGAGTGAAAAGAATATCAAACTCATCCCAATCAAAACTTGAGCGACTACAATCAAACGCTCTAAGCCTACGATTCCTCGTCTGACACTTAGATACAAACAAGCAAACAACGAGCCAATCGGTGCTGAAGTGCTGAGGTTAGCCATTGTTGTTGCGTTCCCATTGAGAATCTTTGCTGCAAAAACAGGCATCAGCGCGACATGAGACATCCCGACGAAACCATGTAACGCTAGCATTAATAAAATTACTCTAATCGGCTGGAATTTCCAGACATATTCAAAGCCCTCCCGCAATTTCTCCAAAGTATCGCTAATGCCCGTAAGGGGTTGCATCTGTCTGGCTGGCAACCGCATCGCTAGCAAGGTAAATATGGCAGGAATATAGCTAAGGGTATCGTAAAGAAAACAATATTTTACCCCTAGTGTCGCAATCAAAATCCCGCCCATAGCAGGCCCCACGACGAGAGAGGAACTTAACATTACTGAATTCAAAGCGATCGCATTACCCCAATCGGCGCGATCGTCTACAGTTTCGGTGACGATTGTATGGCGCACGGGCATATCTAATCCCTTGAGCAAACCATTGAAAGCACTTAGTACCAAGAGGATAGGAAAGGTAATCCAATTGGTAAAGGTGAGAATCGTTAAAGCCAGAGAAACGCTAATTCCCAATATCTGTACCACAATTAACAAGTCACGACGACTCCAGCGATCGGACAATATGCCCGAAAAGGGAATCAGTAATAACGTAGGTAAAAATTGTACAAACCCTGCAACTCCCAACAACCAAGGCGATTGAGTCAAATCGTATACCAGCCAAGGAATAGTTAACTGCTGGGTCATAAATGTTCCAGACATTGATAGTAACTGTCCCCCGAAAAACAGGCGAAAATTACGCCAGCGCAAGGCGGGTAAATGGTGGTACGTGATATTACTGATGCTTTTCCCTAGTTGTCTATGCCAAATTTTCATGAGGAAAATTTTATCATGGTTTACTAATAATTAGGTTAGCTAAGAATTGTCAAATAATCGCGTAGTTTACTACCCAGGCATCGCTGATCTGTCTGAGCCAAGGCTTTTGCACATTGACATCGAATCACTATAGAAGAGGATTGGTCTGTAAAAACGTAGGAAATTACTATTTAGCAACTGCATACTACGTTAAATCTATCGGAATAGTGTATGATAATTTCAGTTATACTCCCAGCATTGGAATATTGCTAGCAGAGTATCGGCAAAATTCCCAAGGAAATAGGCGAGTGTGAACACCTCCTGATAAATCAAACTCTGGAGAATCCTAATGGGCTACAAACATATAGAAGTTAAACAGGTAGCTGGTTTCATCGGTGCAGAAATCGGTAGCGTAGACCTTTCCCGTCCTCTGAATGATGATCAAGTCCAAGAAATTCGCAAAGCGCTATTGAAGTGGAAAGTTGTGTTCTTTCGTGGTCAGAACATCGATCATGCTGCCCAGGTCGAGTTTACATCTCGTTTTGGCGAAGTGACTTTCGCCCATCCCTTGGGAGAGCCTGAACCAGTTCTGGGATTCCCCCAGATCAAACCCGTAGACCGTAAGCTTTATGAGCAGCAGTATGGTTTTCGCACTGGCGGTCCTTGGCACACAGATGTAACGGCGGCGATCAACCCACCAGCAGCGTCAATTTTACGCGCAGTTAATGTCCCTAGTTTCGGTGGTGATACCCAGTGGAGTAATCTTGTGGCAGCTTATGAGGGACTCTCAGCACCCCTGCGATCGCTAGCTGATACATTAAAAGCGGAACATCGCTTTAATGGAGGCGGTTATCAACCCCGCAACAACAAATTCGACGATCGCATTGCTGTCAATCCCCTGATTTCTATTCACCCAGTCGTCAGAGTTCATCCTGAGACTGGTGAGCGTGCCTTGTTCGTAAACCCTGGCTTCGTCTCTCGCATTGTTGATGTATCACCAGAAGAGAGCAGACTGTTGCTAGAGTTGTTCTTTAACCAAGTCACCAAACCTGCCTACACCACCCGTTTCCGTTGGAACAACGGTGATATCGCTTTCTGGGACAACCGCGCCACCGTACATTTGGCTCCTCAAGATTTGGATCATTTGGATGTCGAACGTCTCCTCTATCGCACCACCATCACAGGCGATGTTCCAGTAGGGGTTGATGGTTCCCGTTCAGAAGTGGTTCAAGGTGAAGCTTTCAGCTCTGAAGTACCAAGCGTCTTCAAGCAGAAAGCTGAGTCTAAGGAAGCACAACCAGTCCTTTCGTAAAGCTGAGTTATAAGTCATGAGTGCTGAGTAAATTAAAAAGTACTCAGTACTTATGAACGCAGATATGAACCCCTTGTAGAGGAACGAGGGTGATTTTGCATGACTGATGTATAGCCCTAAATCTAAATCTAAGGCAATACCTTCGCCAAAATAAGAGGATGAAGAGAGAGGGCCGATGTAGTAGAGTTATTGTCTCTCACAACGACAACTCAAAAACCACAATCAGCCCATGTCCGATATCTTATCACTGCTACAATGCTTGCTACCGCAGATAAACGCTACGACGATGCGGCAATTGAACCAGATAATCCTGGCAATGTTAGCAATGAGCGGGCGAGTCACTATGTTGGGAATATCACGTTGGACAGGCAGTGGTGGTAGTTATCGAACGATGTTGAGATTTTTTCATACGGTAATACCTTGGGCGACATTGTTTTGGGTATTCTTTCGCAAGCATTTATTTCGTGCGAATGAGGCATATTTGCTAGCAGGAGATGAAGTTGTAATAAGTAAATCAGGGAAACAAACTTATGGGTTGGATAGATTTTTTTCTAGCTTGGCTAGCAAACCCATATTAGGGCTATCTTTTTTTACATTATCATTAGTCAGTGTTGAGCAAAGGCACTCGTTTCCGATTCAGATAGAACAGGTGATAAAGAGCGATATAGAAAAAAGTAGCCCCTCACCAACCAAAGAAATAAAACCGCAAGAAAAACGTGGGCGTGGACGACCGAAGGGGAGTAAAAACAAGAATAAAACCCAGGTAATTCTCACACCTGAATTACTGCGAATTCAGAAAATGATTAAGTCGCTGTTTAGGTTATTAGCTAAATTTATTCCCCTTACTTACTTAGTCTTAGATGGACATTTTGGTAACAATAATGCTTTACAGATGGCTCGCCAAGTTAACTTGCACATAATTTCAAAACTTCGCTACGATTCAGCATTATATATACCTTATCAACACTCTGACCCCAATAAGCGCTCACTTCGTAAATACGGAGATAAAATTAACTACGATAACATACCTAATCAGTATTTATGTAAAATTACCATTGATGAGGATATTCAAACTGATAAGCTCTTCCACATTTAACTTGCCACAACAGCATTACCTTTATGTTTGACTCGGCGTGTCCATTTAATAATTAATTCGCCTTGATTAAGCAGTCGGTCTAATAAATTTTGGCTCTCCTAGACTAGTTATAGAAAATTAATACTTGATATCAGGTTCAATTCTTACATGGTAGGGGATTCAAGAATCAAAAAGCATATTTTTATTAAATCTTTGATTCTATTTTAGCGAAACCTAGTTATATCAGGTATTTTAGGGGGTTTTTAGTATTAATTTATCAAACGAAGTCTAGGAGAGCCTAAATTTTTTAATTGCTCAACTGATTGAAATAACCGATGAGCAATATATTCCTTAGCTGAATGCCACACTAGCTCGATTAGATTATAATCAGGGCTATAAGGTGGCAGAAAATACAGTTGAATATTTGGCATATTCTGCTCTACTTCGACCAACATTGTTTTCTTTTTGTGATAGCTAGCATTATCTAAAACAATTAAGATTTTTGGTCCTTTATCAATAAAATCTTCAGTCTTGTTACCTAAGTCTACCCATTCTTGAAAAACCTGTTCATATAGCTGTTGTAATGAGGAGTAGAAGATATCACTGTTTCCTTTTTCTACAAAATAACAAATCCTTTTTCGGTCATGAAATCTTACTGCGCCCATTATATTCACTTTGCCACTGCTGCGTTGTCCTCTAACTTTTTTTCTTTGGCCTTTTCGGCTCCAATTTTTCCGGCGGATTACTCTTAAGCTAAAACCTGATTCATCCCAGAACCAGACTTGAAGCTTTTCTGGCTCTGCTTTTGACACTTCCAGATATCCAACTAACTTCTCTTTAAATGCTGCTCTTTTAGATAGGTCTTGCTTGTCTTTTGAGTTTCTCTTGTTGCTATTTTATGCGACTTAAATGTGGAACAGCTTATTTATCAAGCGACTTTACTTCATAAAGAATTTGCCCAAGCTCTGAATGTAGTTATTCTTGTCAAAACCAATCTTAAAACTCATGCTTGCAGCCATGTGATTCTATTTTCTAGCGACCTAAAATTGACATCTGAGAAAATAATTGACTACTACAAGCTGCGCTTTCAGATCGAATTCAATTTCCGAGATGCCAAGCAATTTTGGGGATTGGAAGATTTTATGAACTTAAGTCAAACTGCTGTAACTAATGCTGTTAATCTAGCATTCTTTATGGTCAACTTATCCCATCATCTTCTCACGGATTTTCGTCTCCTTAATCCCGACTCTGGCATTCTTGACCTTAAGGCTCACTATCGTGGTTTTCGATATGTCCGTGAAATTTTAAAAATGCTTCCCGAAATGCCTGAGCCTATTTTATTAACCCAGATTTTTGCCAAGCTTACTTCTTTAGGGCGTATTCATCCCGTTTCTACAGGCATTGAACCCTCGTAAATTGGCTAAGGTATTGCTATTGCCAGAAGTTGACTATCTAGTTGTAGCCACACCTCTGACACCGGAAACCAAAGCCTTAATTGATGAAACAGTACTCCGATCGCTACCCAGTCATGCTTATTTAATTAATGTGGGTCGAGGTGCGGTTGTGGATGAATCAGCTTTAACTAAGGCTCTCACTGAAGGCTAGATTGCAGGTGCAGGATTAGACACAGTTTCTATTGAACCCTTACCGCCAGAAAGTCATTTATGGTCTTTACCAAACTTGTTTATTACACCCCATACTTCCGCAATTTCCCCAGCATTGAAAGAACGCATTGCCGCCTTGTTTCTCGATAATTTAGAGCGTTACCGAGCCGGTCAGCCTTTAAGAAATTTAGTCAATAAGCAAGCAGGATACTAAATAAGCTCCTGACTTTTTGTCAAAATGAGCAACAGAGATATTTTTACAGTTAGGAAAGTTTCAACCCTCTACCTGCTCTATTTCTACACCTATTCCTTGGTCTAGTTCTATGAACTTTGGCCCGGCGATCAGAACTACAATCATCATTAAAATACTTGTTACCATGATGATACTTACTACACTGGGATCTTCAAAATTACTTGTAGCTACTAATAATGCTGCGGCAAAATTGCGTTGAGCTGTTCCTACTCCTAGCACTCGTTGGGTATCGATACCAGGGCCGCCCAAAAGATAACCTGCGGTAAAGGAGAAGACTATGAAAATAGCACAAACTAAAATTGCACCTGTTTGTAATAAGCCAATGATATCGTTAGTGTGAACTATCAGCCTGACAACCAAACCTAAAAGCAATCCAGCATTAGATAATTTGAACAAAATCGGTCGGATAATGGGGGCGATCGCACTCAATTTTGCTTTGATGAATAACCCAACGATCAATGGGCTAACCATCATTAACAATAAGGGTTTGGCAATGTCCCAGGAGTTAATTTGCACACCTTCCACCACTAGGGGCAGTACAATCGGCATATAAAAAATTGTGCCCAGCATTAGCAACATCATTAATCCCACCGAGAAAGCTATATTGCCTTTGACTATGTGGGCAAGTTTAGGCAATGCTGGAGGCCCTGATGCTACTGCCATGATCAGTAAGCCATCTCTTAGTGGTTCACTTAAATGTACTACTTGTAGTAATAAATATACAAAAAGCGGCACTAGGACAAAATTTGTCAGCAGTGATGAGATAACTAAGCGAGGGTTGCGAAGTGGTTCCCAAATCTGTTGTACGGTTAGACTTAACCCTGCACCCAGCATGGTGAACACGATAAATGTGAAAAGTGCGAGTTTATCGATTAGTGACAAGATTTCGTTCATGATTTTTTTCCATGCAGAGTTGCAGAGGGGCAGAGGGGCAGAGGAGAATAACCAATGCCCAATGCCCAATTCCCAATCCCTATTACTTCAATTCCAGGGTGACTTGCTGTAAGTTGCCGGTGAATGCAAAGGGTGTTTGGTAAGTATCTACCGCAGGAGTGCCAGTATCTTGACCAACATCAAAGGTTTCATCTAAACCAAATCGGTAGCCTATGGTTTTATCAATGCGACCTTCGGCAACCTGTTGATCGTTGATTGAAAGCTTACCAGTACCACCTGCTCCCGGAGCGCCACCATCATAAGTAAAGTCAAATTTGATTTGGGATTTACCGATCGCAATTGGTTGGGAAGATTGAATGATTGTGCGATCGCTATTTAACAAGTTGTAAGCAAAGGTGGGTTTACCTTCTTCTAAAAAGAAACTCCAACCCGCAAAACGTCCGCCTTGGGTAACTAAAACGCCTTCAGTACCAGATGAAGCAGCATCCACATCCGCAGTGATGCTAAAGGAGCGATTCTTAATATTGGGAGCGCTACCTTCGGGAATCCCTGCAACAGATGTGTAATAAGTAAACCTATTACGTCCTGTGATTAGGTTGGAACGGATTTTGACATCAAACCGTTGAAGTAAGCGATCGTCCAAGGGCAGAACTTTGTATTTCTTTGCTTCCTTCAGAAATAGATTTTGTAGTTGCGCTAATTTGTCAGGGTTCTGCTTGGCTAAATCGTCGGCTTCACTGAAGTCTTTGGTAATATCGTATAATTCCCAATTATCTTCATCGAAAGTGGTTTTGGAGACACGCTCCCAAGGTAAGCGTCCATGACGGGCGGCTGCTACCCAACCTCGATCGTAAATGCCACGATTGCCAAACATTTCAAAATACTGGGTTTTGTGATGGGATGGTACAGCAGGATCGTCAAAGCTATAAACAAGGCTAGTACCTTCGATGGGTTGTTGTTTTACACCGTTGACAACCTCTGGTTCTTCAATCCCCACAGCTTCCAGAATTGTGGGAGCAATATCAATTACATGATGGAATTGGCTTCGCAGTCCACCACGATTTTTGATACGATCGCCCCAAGCCACAACTAAACCATTGCGGGTTCCACCGAAGTGAGAAGCAATTTGTTTTGTCCATTGGAAAGGACTATCCACTGCCCAAGCCCAAGCTGCATGAAAATGATTGAAGGTTTTTGGCCCACCTAAATCATCAAAAGCCGCGAGAACTTCTTGAGGACTTTCTGCTACGCCATTAAAGACTTTTAATTCATTAACACTACCTGTTAAGCCGCCTTCAGCACTCGCACCATTATCGCCGGCGATGAAAAAGACTAAGGTGTTATCCAATTCACCAAGTTGATCGATCGCGTCAATAACTCTACCAATTTGTGCATCGGTATGGCTGAGGAAACCTGCAAATACTTCCGCCTGACGCGCATAAACTTTCTGCTCGGTGGGAGTGAGGGAATCCCAAGCCGGGAGTTCTGCCGGGCGAGGAGTCAGCTTAGTATCGGCGGGAATTACACCCAAGGCTAACTGACGAGCAAAGATGTCTTCGCGTAATTTATCCCAACCTCGATCAAATTTACCCTTGTACTTGTCGATCCATTCCTTGGGCGCATGGTGTGGGGCATGGGTAGCGCCAGTGGCAAAGTAGGTAAAGAAGGGTTTATCAGGAGCGATCGCTTGTTGGGTACGAATCCACTTAATTGCATGGTCTGCTAGATCGGGGGTGAGGTGATAATCAGGGTGATCGCTTGGTTTCTGAATATGTTGAGTATTTTCTACCAAGGCTGGACTCCATTGATTGGTATCACCGCCCAGAAATCCATAGAAGTACTCAAAACCTAAACCTGTCGGCCAGCGATCAAATGGGCCTGCTGCACTGGTTTCATAGTCTGGGGTATTGTGCCATTTGCCAAAGGCCGCTGTGTTATATCCATAGTCGCGCAATACTTCAGCGATCGTTGCCGCACTTCTAGGTAAAATCGCTGTATAACCTGGATAGCCTGTGGCTAATTCCTGAACCACACCTGTATTCACAGAATGGTGATTGCGTCCCGTGAGCAATGCGGCTCTGGTAGGAGAGCAGAGGGCTGTAGTGTGGAATTGGTTATAACGCAATCCCCTTTCTGCAAGACGGTCTAAATTAGGCGTATCGATCAGACCCCCAAAGGTGCTGGTTTGTCCAAAACCGACATCATCAAGCAACACCAGCAACACGTTTGGTGCATTTTCTGGAGCCTTAATGGGTTTGGGGAAGTCTGGTTCGGATTCTTTGTAAGTAATGCCAATTTTGCCTTTAAAAGATGGTTGGGGTAATGGCAATTTGTCGCCATAGTCCGCCCAAGCAGGTAGAGGTAAGAGACTAGAAAATATTAGCGTCAGGGCTGTCAAAAAGGCGATTCTCCTTCGG contains:
- a CDS encoding bile acid:sodium symporter family protein, encoding MNEILSLIDKLALFTFIVFTMLGAGLSLTVQQIWEPLRNPRLVISSLLTNFVLVPLFVYLLLQVVHLSEPLRDGLLIMAVASGPPALPKLAHIVKGNIAFSVGLMMLLMLGTIFYMPIVLPLVVEGVQINSWDIAKPLLLMMVSPLIVGLFIKAKLSAIAPIIRPILFKLSNAGLLLGLVVRLIVHTNDIIGLLQTGAILVCAIFIVFSFTAGYLLGGPGIDTQRVLGVGTAQRNFAAALLVATSNFEDPSVVSIIMVTSILMMIVVLIAGPKFIELDQGIGVEIEQVEG
- a CDS encoding TauD/TfdA dioxygenase family protein produces the protein MGYKHIEVKQVAGFIGAEIGSVDLSRPLNDDQVQEIRKALLKWKVVFFRGQNIDHAAQVEFTSRFGEVTFAHPLGEPEPVLGFPQIKPVDRKLYEQQYGFRTGGPWHTDVTAAINPPAASILRAVNVPSFGGDTQWSNLVAAYEGLSAPLRSLADTLKAEHRFNGGGYQPRNNKFDDRIAVNPLISIHPVVRVHPETGERALFVNPGFVSRIVDVSPEESRLLLELFFNQVTKPAYTTRFRWNNGDIAFWDNRATVHLAPQDLDHLDVERLLYRTTITGDVPVGVDGSRSEVVQGEAFSSEVPSVFKQKAESKEAQPVLS
- the nifE gene encoding nitrogenase iron-molybdenum cofactor biosynthesis protein NifE, with product MKNTQVAINELLSETPCKSNQKKFTGQKKLTCTKPPQPGATQGNCPFDGAMVSVGAITDAVHLVHGAVSCTHNPWATHGSLSSGSQLYQTAFTTDFSEGNIVFGGEKKLYKAIVAVAQRYHPAAIFVYATCLSALIGDDIDSVCQLARQQVNIPVIYVNAPGFLGSKNLGNRIGNETLLNAVIGTAEPEFTTPFDINIVGDYNVAGETWNILPLFQKMGIRVLSKITGDARYQEVCYAHRAKLNVVLCSNVAIQMAQTMAERYGIPYIEESFYGATNLNDCLRNVAAKLSISLEDSVIACELQERTEKLIAQENAALDIALAPYLADLKGKRIILSTGGVKSWSLILAAQDLGMEVIAATDGKTTEEEKAKIKQYLGADAMLLSDTTPQALLKVLHQTKADVLITGAGNKYTALKTGIPFLDINHERHHAYASYAGLVVLARELHEALYSPIWEQVSKPAPWDEKISYQL
- a CDS encoding MFS transporter; translation: MKIWHRQLGKSISNITYHHLPALRWRNFRLFFGGQLLSMSGTFMTQQLTIPWLVYDLTQSPWLLGVAGFVQFLPTLLLIPFSGILSDRWSRRDLLIVVQILGISVSLALTILTFTNWITFPILLVLSAFNGLLKGLDMPVRHTIVTETVDDRADWGNAIALNSVMLSSSLVVGPAMGGILIATLGVKYCFLYDTLSYIPAIFTLLAMRLPARQMQPLTGISDTLEKLREGFEYVWKFQPIRVILLMLALHGFVGMSHVALMPVFAAKILNGNATTMANLSTSAPIGSLFACLYLSVRRGIVGLERLIVVAQVLIGMSLIFFSLSRQVWLSIIILVFVGCFSILNITSSNMIIQTLVTEDKRGRVMSFYALAMVGTMPFGNLLAGTLADNFGATNALIVCGSLIILGAFWFSAQLPAVSRWIAR
- a CDS encoding arylsulfatase — translated: MTDPHKSDSLYASLKLTSGAFAQRLRRRIAFLTALTLIFSSLLPLPAWADYGDKLPLPQPSFKGKIGITYKESEPDFPKPIKAPENAPNVLLVLLDDVGFGQTSTFGGLIDTPNLDRLAERGLRYNQFHTTALCSPTRAALLTGRNHHSVNTGVVQELATGYPGYTAILPRSAATIAEVLRDYGYNTAAFGKWHNTPDYETSAAGPFDRWPTGLGFEYFYGFLGGDTNQWSPALVENTQHIQKPSDHPDYHLTPDLADHAIKWIRTQQAIAPDKPFFTYFATGATHAPHHAPKEWIDKYKGKFDRGWDKLREDIFARQLALGVIPADTKLTPRPAELPAWDSLTPTEQKVYARQAEVFAGFLSHTDAQIGRVIDAIDQLGELDNTLVFFIAGDNGASAEGGLTGSVNELKVFNGVAESPQEVLAAFDDLGGPKTFNHFHAAWAWAVDSPFQWTKQIASHFGGTRNGLVVAWGDRIKNRGGLRSQFHHVIDIAPTILEAVGIEEPEVVNGVKQQPIEGTSLVYSFDDPAVPSHHKTQYFEMFGNRGIYDRGWVAAARHGRLPWERVSKTTFDEDNWELYDITKDFSEADDLAKQNPDKLAQLQNLFLKEAKKYKVLPLDDRLLQRFDVKIRSNLITGRNRFTYYTSVAGIPEGSAPNIKNRSFSITADVDAASSGTEGVLVTQGGRFAGWSFFLEEGKPTFAYNLLNSDRTIIQSSQPIAIGKSQIKFDFTYDGGAPGAGGTGKLSINDQQVAEGRIDKTIGYRFGLDETFDVGQDTGTPAVDTYQTPFAFTGNLQQVTLELK